One genomic segment of Dehalogenimonas alkenigignens includes these proteins:
- a CDS encoding reductive dehalogenase → MSIFHSTVSRREFMKGLGLVSAGVGGAMAAAPAFHDLDELIQSSVSSRKRAWWVKEVDEPTVEIDWSLMQRHYNYSTQSAAVVAAYPGLERYNAEVATGPSPADRMKQNQPGYRLRDQALATANGIGNGALGDTNSNLKFGQKPVQTPEERGVPKWTGSAEEATLMLRAAMVFFGSAEIGTAAIDDHHQKLIGLTGENPSISYYDKQPPTTVTKPIVFSQTDSSFRFDDKTRITYLPNVPLYSVTYLIPQDSELNRMRPGTLGGVAQTRYRLREVPRACTQGFIQGLGYQSMLDEPYRAIPSNAGAVLGGLSENGRHSIMSISPEFGAFGGYFDLLTTLPLEHTKPIDAGIWRFCQSCGLCADLCPSSSIVKKGEGEPSWEVRTSNEPKAHILPWEGIRTAGEFHKLGRKTYWTDMPQCQLWVRRNMNGERCNVCWGNCVFNGANGAMIHQVVKATASITPIFNSFFSSMHPAMGYGMRTGEEIEEWWHMSLPAYGFDSTVYAKHMGY, encoded by the coding sequence GTGTCTATCTTTCACAGTACAGTCAGCCGCAGGGAATTTATGAAAGGCCTCGGCCTGGTCAGCGCCGGCGTCGGCGGCGCGATGGCCGCAGCCCCGGCGTTCCACGACCTGGACGAACTGATTCAGTCCAGCGTGTCATCCCGGAAGCGCGCCTGGTGGGTCAAGGAAGTCGATGAGCCGACGGTCGAGATCGACTGGTCACTGATGCAGCGCCATTACAACTACAGCACCCAGTCGGCCGCGGTTGTGGCGGCGTATCCCGGCCTGGAAAGGTACAACGCTGAGGTGGCGACCGGACCGAGCCCGGCGGACAGGATGAAGCAGAACCAGCCCGGCTACCGATTACGGGATCAGGCTCTGGCAACTGCCAATGGCATCGGCAACGGCGCCCTCGGGGATACCAACTCCAATCTTAAATTCGGCCAGAAACCAGTCCAGACACCGGAAGAGCGCGGAGTGCCGAAGTGGACGGGTTCGGCTGAAGAGGCGACTTTAATGCTGAGAGCGGCTATGGTGTTCTTCGGTTCAGCGGAAATCGGCACCGCGGCCATTGACGACCATCATCAAAAACTGATCGGTTTGACCGGCGAGAATCCAAGCATTTCATACTACGACAAGCAACCCCCGACCACGGTCACCAAGCCGATTGTGTTCTCCCAGACAGATTCGAGTTTCAGGTTTGACGATAAGACGAGAATCACATATCTGCCCAATGTGCCTCTATACAGCGTAACCTATCTGATTCCGCAGGACAGCGAGTTGAACCGGATGCGCCCCGGGACGCTGGGAGGTGTCGCCCAAACCCGCTATCGCCTGCGCGAAGTGCCGCGCGCCTGCACCCAGGGTTTCATCCAGGGCCTGGGCTACCAGAGCATGCTTGATGAACCGTATCGCGCCATTCCTTCCAACGCCGGCGCCGTATTGGGCGGTTTGAGCGAGAACGGCCGCCATTCCATCATGTCAATCAGCCCGGAATTCGGCGCTTTCGGCGGCTACTTCGACCTGCTGACAACCCTGCCGCTGGAGCACACCAAACCGATAGACGCCGGTATCTGGCGGTTCTGCCAGAGCTGCGGCTTATGCGCCGATCTCTGCCCGTCCAGTTCGATAGTAAAGAAAGGCGAAGGTGAACCAAGCTGGGAAGTCCGGACGAGCAATGAGCCAAAAGCGCATATTCTGCCCTGGGAAGGCATACGGACAGCGGGCGAGTTCCATAAACTCGGCCGCAAGACCTACTGGACCGATATGCCCCAGTGCCAGCTCTGGGTCAGACGGAATATGAATGGGGAAAGATGCAATGTCTGCTGGGGCAACTGCGTCTTCAACGGGGCCAACGGCGCCATGATCCATCAGGTGGTGAAGGCGACGGCTTCCATCACACCGATCTTCAACAGCTTCTTCTCTTCCATGCATCCCGCGATGGGCTACGGCATGAGGACCGGAGAGGAGATCGAGGAGTGGTGGCATATGTCTCTGCCGGCTTACGGCTTTGATTCCACCGTCTATGCCAAACACATGGGCTACTAG
- a CDS encoding LemA family protein — MPVTASPFILLAAAALALGCLLGAFHFYRRRRLIDETPTSKTRGVFIGLAEVKGTAESETPLESYLAAARCVWYSYKVEEHWQRTTVNAKGHVQTQSGWKTVASETRYVPIFLKDDTGVLRVMPEGAEVHADKVFDKTCRRDDPLYYGKGPAKAVGGSTHRRRFTELALPLHDVIYVIGQAKERQDAVAAEIAARKGSMFIISTHEEKHHSDRFRLFFWLWLGLGIIVSGGGAALYLQQGWLTSYAPAILSSVGIYLGAAAIAWVWTAYNSLVNLRQRVRQGFSQIDVELKRRADLIPNLVAVVEGFRRHESSLQQLAAELRSQAAAAGRVDESHGLSGALLAVAEKYPELKADRQFLALQLALTDTEERLALARDYYNSIATFFRTRLEVFPDALLGRLLGFQPLPLLEAESFERAAVAVSLAA; from the coding sequence ATGCCGGTAACTGCCTCGCCCTTCATCCTCCTGGCCGCCGCAGCGCTGGCCCTTGGCTGCCTGCTGGGCGCCTTCCATTTCTACCGGCGCCGCCGCCTGATTGATGAAACCCCCACATCGAAGACCCGCGGCGTCTTTATCGGCCTGGCGGAGGTCAAAGGCACCGCGGAGTCGGAAACGCCGCTGGAAAGTTACCTGGCCGCCGCCCGCTGCGTCTGGTACTCCTATAAAGTGGAGGAGCACTGGCAGCGGACCACGGTGAACGCCAAAGGCCACGTCCAGACCCAGAGCGGCTGGAAGACCGTGGCCTCGGAGACCAGATATGTGCCTATTTTCCTGAAAGATGATACCGGCGTCCTCCGCGTCATGCCGGAAGGCGCCGAGGTCCACGCCGATAAAGTCTTCGATAAAACCTGCCGCCGCGACGATCCGCTCTACTACGGCAAGGGGCCGGCGAAGGCGGTCGGCGGCTCCACCCACCGGCGCCGCTTCACCGAACTGGCGCTGCCCCTGCACGATGTCATCTATGTCATCGGTCAGGCCAAGGAGCGGCAGGATGCGGTAGCCGCGGAAATCGCGGCGCGCAAGGGCTCCATGTTCATCATCTCCACCCATGAGGAGAAACACCACTCTGACCGGTTCCGGCTTTTCTTCTGGCTCTGGCTGGGGCTTGGAATAATCGTCTCCGGCGGCGGCGCGGCGTTATACCTCCAGCAGGGCTGGCTGACTTCCTACGCCCCGGCGATTCTCTCCTCGGTCGGCATCTACCTTGGCGCAGCGGCGATAGCCTGGGTGTGGACGGCTTACAACAGCCTGGTAAACCTGCGCCAGCGGGTACGGCAGGGATTCTCCCAGATTGACGTGGAACTCAAGCGCCGGGCTGACCTGATTCCTAACCTGGTTGCCGTCGTAGAGGGCTTCCGCCGCCACGAAAGCTCGCTTCAGCAACTGGCCGCCGAACTTCGCAGCCAGGCGGCGGCCGCTGGCAGAGTTGACGAATCACACGGCTTGTCAGGCGCGCTCCTGGCTGTTGCCGAAAAATACCCGGAACTCAAAGCCGACCGCCAGTTCCTGGCGCTCCAGCTGGCGCTAACGGACACAGAAGAGCGCCTGGCGTTGGCCCGGGATTACTACAACTCCATCGCAACCTTTTTCCGGACGCGGCTGGAGGTTTTTCCGGATGCGCTTCTGGGCCGGCTGCTGGGTTTTCAACCCCTGCCGCTGCTTGAGGCCGAATCTTTCGAGCGGGCAGCGGTCGCGGTCAGTCTGGCCGCCTAG
- a CDS encoding GNAT family N-acetyltransferase, whose amino-acid sequence MENEPNVFSVKSVSWKGHLKRIRLEPGGKLFDLPLSSCVSEGDKITSNSSGSWVICKNGLAQILNPYIARETLHLGAIRLEVVVKEITEADEFKAYSSLSEFHYRSHVVHGRTSRLVIRTFDPVYPKVVGFIELATPFYMNKARSTILDAPLNIDSIEWQRWDMPTLRKYIHLIARIARVVVYPEFRGFGTGQMLVKHAAEFAKTRWQVSGLKPYFLEISADMIKYIPFAERAGMIYVGDTQGNLQRVAKDMNYLISRFGTNHEGQADFEKTCGICDQQVSRMTTALQIMEQEKLTREDLIKRLGSLSKEKVLKDFALFHKVVTLPKPHYMLGLHPVAQEFLIKRVAETSMHNGKTPPAVSVQPIADSIRLNRLGVTYVSHVRRTQKTHAVQQAFGISPDDLRTAVIRNLSVELPPGTITLVVGPSGSGKTTLLDALLGSFTKRHDAQIDGQVIMPRNSKIGSFASTRSEKALVEVLGTKDVELSLYLLGLAGLSEAFLYLKRFSELSAGQKYRAMLARLLASDRNVWVADEFCANLDPITANLVGHNVQRIARKVDATVILGASHSDHFVQSLKPDIVIQLTSAWEHAIMPGNEYCRMMVSHARNGHIPSVKIPSSFMGAIREGRGTAAICAGKREFACELLLVESGAESIWVRIASVEHKEISQITDRDAQKVGALSVDELTMTLNERSSGSQSRALFTIVHFDSLLGGTPGGNKAGI is encoded by the coding sequence ATGGAAAATGAGCCTAATGTCTTCTCTGTCAAAAGTGTTTCCTGGAAAGGTCACTTAAAGCGTATTCGATTAGAGCCAGGGGGAAAGCTGTTTGATCTTCCCCTATCTAGTTGTGTCAGCGAGGGTGACAAAATCACTTCCAACTCATCAGGTTCGTGGGTGATTTGCAAGAATGGCTTGGCACAAATACTAAATCCTTACATAGCTCGCGAGACGTTACATTTGGGCGCCATCCGGTTAGAAGTAGTCGTGAAAGAAATTACTGAGGCAGACGAGTTCAAGGCATACTCTTCTCTATCAGAATTTCATTATCGCAGCCATGTTGTGCATGGCCGAACGTCCCGTCTAGTTATCCGAACGTTCGATCCAGTTTATCCTAAAGTCGTAGGCTTCATCGAGTTGGCGACTCCTTTCTACATGAACAAGGCACGCTCAACAATCCTCGATGCGCCATTGAACATCGACTCTATCGAATGGCAGCGTTGGGATATGCCTACGCTCCGTAAATACATTCACCTGATAGCACGAATTGCCAGAGTAGTTGTGTACCCAGAGTTCAGAGGTTTCGGGACCGGCCAGATGCTTGTCAAACATGCAGCCGAATTTGCAAAAACACGATGGCAAGTTTCAGGCTTAAAACCTTACTTCCTGGAAATCTCTGCCGACATGATCAAATACATTCCATTTGCTGAACGTGCGGGCATGATTTACGTTGGTGATACCCAAGGCAATCTGCAACGCGTGGCAAAAGATATGAATTATCTCATCTCACGCTTCGGGACAAATCATGAAGGGCAAGCAGATTTTGAGAAAACCTGCGGGATCTGCGATCAGCAAGTCTCCCGAATGACGACGGCGTTACAGATCATGGAGCAAGAAAAGCTGACACGTGAAGACCTTATTAAGAGGTTAGGCAGCCTATCAAAAGAGAAGGTGTTGAAGGATTTTGCCTTATTCCATAAGGTAGTTACTCTCCCGAAACCGCATTACATGCTGGGATTGCATCCAGTAGCCCAGGAATTTCTAATAAAGCGGGTAGCAGAGACCTCAATGCACAATGGCAAAACACCGCCAGCCGTTAGCGTTCAGCCGATCGCAGATTCGATCCGCCTTAACAGACTGGGAGTAACATATGTCTCCCACGTTCGTCGCACCCAAAAGACCCATGCCGTGCAGCAAGCATTTGGCATCTCCCCCGATGATTTGAGAACCGCGGTGATCCGTAACCTATCCGTCGAACTACCGCCAGGAACAATAACCCTAGTCGTTGGACCCTCTGGGTCAGGGAAAACGACGTTATTGGACGCGCTGCTCGGCAGTTTTACGAAGCGGCATGATGCGCAAATTGATGGGCAAGTGATAATGCCTCGAAATAGCAAGATTGGAAGCTTTGCATCAACACGGTCTGAAAAGGCGCTGGTTGAAGTTCTCGGCACCAAAGATGTCGAGCTTAGCCTTTACTTACTCGGTCTGGCCGGGCTATCCGAAGCGTTTTTGTATCTCAAGAGGTTTAGCGAACTGAGCGCAGGTCAGAAATATAGGGCAATGCTCGCGCGACTGCTCGCCTCTGATCGCAATGTTTGGGTTGCAGATGAATTCTGCGCAAATCTTGATCCAATTACTGCCAATTTAGTCGGCCACAATGTTCAACGCATTGCAAGGAAAGTCGATGCTACAGTGATACTGGGGGCTTCTCACTCTGATCATTTCGTCCAATCTCTCAAGCCTGACATAGTCATACAACTGACAAGTGCCTGGGAGCACGCGATTATGCCAGGCAATGAATATTGTCGCATGATGGTCAGCCATGCGAGAAACGGACATATACCTTCTGTTAAAATTCCATCTAGCTTCATGGGAGCAATCCGCGAGGGAAGGGGAACAGCAGCCATATGCGCTGGTAAGAGAGAATTTGCGTGCGAACTTCTGTTGGTTGAAAGCGGTGCTGAAAGCATTTGGGTCAGAATCGCTAGTGTCGAGCATAAAGAGATAAGCCAAATTACCGATAGGGATGCACAAAAAGTTGGCGCGTTATCGGTTGATGAGCTGACGATGACGTTGAACGAAAGAAGCTCGGGATCTCAAAGCAGAGCGTTATTCACGATAGTACACTTCGATTCCCTGCTCGGTGGGACTCCCGGAGGGAACAAGGCAGGGATCTAA
- a CDS encoding presenilin family intramembrane aspartyl protease — MKLNSTHYSLITLAACQALAIAVSLRQQVFIEEEGIILPEITAGPPLVYFSLTVAVLGLTLALLPLRFLKYLIKGMFLLLYAWGVFVVLGLTLPAAAAGVIALTGALAWLKWPRLWLHNLLLGVALAGYGSVFGFILSPGSVLVIMAVISIYDLVSVKSGHMMWMVKKLSGVAIVPAFVFPRRGADWSIELSDLRLENEADERIVSLLGGGDVGFALILLVSVLAAAGIVPAFLTAGALMLGLLSVFWVQRAFFKGGPTPAMPPITAAAGLGYGLMLLAGIV; from the coding sequence GTGAAACTGAATTCAACGCATTATAGCCTGATCACTCTGGCAGCCTGCCAAGCGCTAGCCATTGCCGTTTCATTACGCCAACAGGTCTTTATCGAGGAAGAGGGCATCATCCTGCCGGAAATCACCGCCGGGCCGCCTCTGGTATATTTTTCCCTCACAGTGGCTGTTTTGGGGTTGACGCTGGCTTTACTACCCCTGCGGTTCCTTAAGTACCTCATCAAGGGCATGTTCCTGCTGCTCTACGCCTGGGGCGTCTTCGTGGTGCTTGGGCTCACCCTGCCGGCGGCGGCCGCAGGGGTTATCGCCTTGACCGGGGCGCTGGCCTGGCTCAAGTGGCCACGGCTGTGGCTGCATAACCTCCTTCTGGGGGTTGCCCTGGCTGGCTACGGCTCGGTCTTTGGTTTCATCCTGTCACCAGGCTCGGTGCTGGTCATCATGGCGGTTATCTCAATTTACGACCTGGTCTCGGTTAAATCCGGGCATATGATGTGGATGGTCAAGAAACTCTCCGGCGTTGCCATCGTGCCGGCTTTCGTGTTCCCGCGCCGGGGCGCCGATTGGAGCATCGAGTTATCTGACCTCCGGCTGGAAAACGAGGCTGACGAGCGTATCGTATCCCTGCTTGGCGGCGGCGATGTCGGTTTCGCGCTCATACTCCTGGTTTCGGTGCTGGCAGCGGCGGGGATTGTCCCGGCTTTCCTGACCGCTGGCGCTTTGATGCTGGGACTGCTTTCGGTTTTTTGGGTGCAGCGGGCATTCTTCAAGGGCGGCCCAACGCCAGCCATGCCGCCTATCACCGCCGCCGCCGGCCTGGGTTACGGCCTGATGCTGCTCGCTGGCATCGTCTAG
- a CDS encoding twin-arginine translocation signal domain-containing protein: MGRFDGGISRRRFIKSAALTGAGVAVFGLESCTQNLGVDQPEDGLFHFFGYGTTSAGEWDAEVAVDALSWQPGAQICLDVSLYLSNSIVQKLAPKIIVEQVCLLVTAERAFDADGIHRFPSHERMSSYITPTGLAVEGGIQGAVTRRFGGRYQTPLDEFLTAPLEAPPTASDERRIVFKLLPTVPAEVPPGIYRLRLDFGVVAKGKNYSLAGLAFAQRPAASAMPAESHFYSCPFKVSGRRPDGRFIDASAIKPRLPWVILSGYGSNGYSGVVAEEDKDSFALSPRNIIPDDVILPLYSDDNKTKAVYSLEPRFLTQTIEARNAIPLDHTRGELSVKVIGPDGHTDDLGRFPFTALSGGWPTTSNPAVTAWKPPAYGEYTVNVAGYVEDIWGNRYEGGGSYRFAIAKRMTLATATFQGAAFQVGGKYGRDLGFAPAVPADVFVAADLYPDSDPGKKKTLTFSGRASPSGVFGAAQGAMQLALDSPGEYFAHIKARYIDQDGHLWLCSVRHAGVVYPPDSSIVAHGKKLTIGGKYVDRGETKFEGYVDASGENHLAHLNYPYNNGDVLLIGSEQQGANKIEPVLTYDFKAAPLAYEARWQNIGVTNVSFKTSNNYSPQLFPEFITDRAYFYAGAPRPGFMSRFIVGSDGLKAPYWPVSPNSFGGQINASSNGDLPGTIYRLIGGVALFQKDQAPAYAGYLASSFVMSGKTNNNRVIAPGAEELLGADGTKARLFLVSIRPGMTYETGAAFVPVAQIDPVLPAVVTFKLTYPDGRVFTAQGTGDSGGSFAGKDRWTLDVPGVYLYTIEADWQGNKGHMPGMPPEGGKIFVIERSRLPQSPELSLVIKEQTTFSQSGTLTINGQSTGDEVHYAAVTPGAITSQGVIPVKNGKFSFVFDPAAVARSSAFYEVKNLRTNQPEVKRVIHLTLFSRERAESGQVYHSFVRLIIRGTTVLYTY; this comes from the coding sequence ATGGGGCGTTTTGACGGCGGTATTTCCCGGCGGCGGTTCATTAAAAGCGCTGCGCTTACCGGCGCCGGCGTGGCTGTTTTCGGCCTGGAGTCCTGCACCCAGAACCTGGGGGTAGACCAGCCTGAGGATGGCTTATTCCATTTCTTCGGTTACGGCACAACTTCGGCCGGAGAGTGGGACGCTGAAGTGGCGGTGGATGCGCTGTCCTGGCAGCCGGGAGCCCAAATCTGCCTGGATGTTTCGCTCTACCTGTCGAACTCGATCGTCCAAAAACTGGCCCCCAAGATTATCGTCGAACAAGTTTGCTTGTTGGTCACCGCGGAGCGCGCTTTCGATGCCGACGGGATTCACCGCTTCCCGTCTCACGAACGAATGTCCAGCTATATTACGCCCACCGGTCTCGCCGTCGAAGGGGGAATTCAAGGGGCGGTCACCCGCCGTTTCGGCGGCCGGTACCAGACGCCGCTGGACGAGTTTCTGACCGCACCCCTTGAAGCGCCGCCGACAGCCTCGGACGAACGGCGCATTGTTTTCAAGCTGCTTCCGACCGTTCCGGCTGAGGTGCCGCCGGGCATCTACCGGCTGCGTCTCGATTTCGGCGTTGTCGCCAAAGGCAAGAATTACTCGCTGGCCGGCCTGGCTTTCGCCCAGCGGCCGGCGGCTTCCGCCATGCCCGCCGAATCCCATTTTTATTCCTGTCCCTTCAAAGTCAGCGGCCGCCGGCCGGACGGCAGATTCATCGATGCTTCAGCCATTAAACCCCGCCTGCCCTGGGTCATTCTTTCGGGGTACGGATCCAACGGTTACTCGGGAGTGGTCGCCGAGGAGGACAAGGACTCATTCGCCCTGTCGCCCCGCAATATCATCCCTGACGACGTCATCCTGCCGTTATACTCCGATGATAACAAGACTAAAGCGGTGTATTCGCTGGAGCCGCGTTTTCTCACCCAGACCATCGAAGCCAGGAACGCAATACCGCTGGACCACACCCGTGGTGAGCTCTCGGTCAAGGTTATCGGGCCTGACGGCCATACTGATGACCTCGGCCGGTTTCCTTTTACAGCTTTAAGCGGCGGCTGGCCTACCACTTCGAACCCGGCTGTTACCGCCTGGAAGCCTCCGGCTTACGGGGAGTACACGGTCAACGTCGCCGGCTACGTGGAAGATATCTGGGGCAACCGCTACGAAGGCGGGGGCAGCTACCGTTTCGCCATCGCCAAAAGGATGACTCTGGCTACTGCCACTTTCCAGGGAGCGGCGTTTCAGGTCGGGGGCAAATATGGCCGGGACCTGGGGTTCGCTCCGGCGGTGCCGGCGGACGTTTTTGTGGCGGCCGACCTGTATCCTGATTCGGATCCGGGCAAGAAAAAAACGCTTACCTTCTCCGGGCGCGCCTCGCCGTCAGGCGTCTTCGGCGCGGCGCAGGGCGCCATGCAGCTGGCGCTTGATTCACCCGGCGAATACTTTGCCCACATTAAGGCCAGGTATATAGACCAGGATGGGCATTTATGGCTGTGTTCGGTGCGCCATGCCGGCGTCGTCTACCCGCCGGATTCTTCCATTGTCGCCCACGGGAAAAAGCTGACCATCGGCGGCAAATACGTAGACCGCGGCGAGACCAAATTTGAGGGTTATGTCGATGCTTCGGGCGAAAATCACCTGGCGCATCTCAACTACCCCTATAACAACGGCGACGTGCTGCTTATCGGGTCCGAACAGCAGGGGGCTAACAAGATTGAGCCGGTTTTGACCTATGATTTCAAGGCGGCGCCGCTTGCTTATGAAGCCCGCTGGCAAAACATCGGGGTCACCAATGTTAGCTTCAAAACATCGAACAACTATTCACCCCAGCTGTTCCCTGAATTCATCACCGACCGGGCATATTTTTACGCCGGGGCGCCGCGGCCGGGTTTTATGTCCCGTTTTATCGTCGGCTCGGACGGCCTCAAGGCGCCGTACTGGCCGGTAAGCCCCAACTCCTTCGGCGGGCAGATCAACGCATCAAGCAACGGCGACCTGCCCGGCACTATCTACCGGCTGATTGGCGGCGTGGCTTTATTTCAGAAAGACCAGGCTCCCGCCTATGCCGGGTATCTGGCGTCGAGCTTTGTCATGTCCGGGAAAACCAACAACAACCGGGTCATCGCCCCTGGCGCCGAGGAACTGCTTGGCGCCGACGGGACTAAAGCCCGGCTTTTCCTGGTGAGCATCCGGCCCGGCATGACCTACGAGACCGGCGCTGCCTTCGTACCGGTTGCTCAAATTGATCCGGTGCTGCCGGCGGTGGTCACCTTCAAGCTGACTTATCCTGACGGCCGCGTATTCACCGCCCAGGGCACCGGCGATTCGGGCGGTTCCTTTGCCGGTAAAGACCGCTGGACGCTGGATGTCCCCGGCGTCTACCTGTATACCATTGAAGCTGATTGGCAGGGCAATAAAGGTCATATGCCGGGGATGCCGCCTGAGGGCGGCAAGATCTTCGTCATTGAAAGGTCGCGTTTGCCGCAAAGCCCGGAGCTTTCACTGGTCATCAAAGAGCAGACGACTTTTTCCCAGAGCGGCACTTTAACCATCAACGGTCAAAGTACCGGGGATGAAGTTCACTACGCGGCGGTCACGCCCGGCGCCATCACCTCTCAGGGGGTGATCCCGGTGAAAAACGGCAAGTTCAGCTTTGTCTTCGACCCCGCGGCCGTCGCCCGATCTTCTGCGTTCTATGAAGTTAAAAACCTCCGTACCAACCAGCCTGAGGTTAAACGGGTGATTCATTTAACATTGTTCAGCAGGGAGAGGGCGGAAAGCGGCCAGGTGTACCATTCCTTCGTTCGCTTGATCATCCGCGGCACCACGGTGCTTTATACCTACTAG
- a CDS encoding MarR family transcriptional regulator, which yields MITNGNDKTDFTPKLKEILSKEPGLSVKEIAEKLGTNRQFMAGVLKVLEERGEVTYRQVGPARIYYAASFTKGKNHW from the coding sequence ATGATTACCAATGGTAATGACAAAACGGACTTTACGCCCAAGCTAAAAGAAATTCTGTCCAAGGAACCAGGTTTAAGCGTAAAGGAAATCGCTGAAAAGTTGGGCACCAATCGTCAGTTTATGGCTGGCGTACTCAAAGTATTAGAGGAGCGAGGCGAAGTCACGTACCGCCAAGTCGGACCAGCTCGAATTTACTATGCAGCTAGTTTTACCAAGGGAAAAAACCATTGGTAA
- a CDS encoding helix-turn-helix domain-containing protein translates to MAPLKSSLYVFNPEGILGVRNQLRLTQQQFADKLGVTKAAISRWEKGTVKPDADSLAGIYSIAVENRVQPEFFVKTQVKVEQGRSRLIVAWDFQNLAVSPQEFGKRDSFIRTYLNQRFPTITYSLFKVFASPIHATTTTEMAKLGWRLQEFDHDVDEELDSQVWSDCNQNAENTIFVLITQDGDFAELINDLRQKGVRTYLIAPECSSQGLKDAVGKKGWIVWPR, encoded by the coding sequence ATGGCTCCATTAAAATCGAGTCTGTACGTCTTCAATCCAGAGGGCATCTTGGGCGTCCGTAACCAACTAAGGTTAACCCAACAGCAATTCGCTGACAAACTCGGAGTTACCAAAGCGGCGATATCTCGATGGGAAAAAGGCACCGTCAAACCGGATGCAGATTCACTGGCAGGAATATACTCAATCGCTGTGGAGAACAGGGTTCAGCCAGAATTCTTCGTGAAAACTCAAGTAAAGGTCGAGCAGGGTCGTTCCAGGCTAATTGTCGCCTGGGATTTTCAGAACTTAGCCGTTTCACCCCAGGAATTTGGAAAACGGGATTCGTTCATACGAACCTACCTAAACCAACGATTCCCTACCATCACATATAGCCTTTTTAAGGTCTTCGCGAGTCCAATCCACGCGACAACGACCACCGAGATGGCAAAATTAGGGTGGCGCTTACAAGAGTTCGATCATGACGTTGACGAAGAACTCGATTCTCAGGTATGGAGTGACTGCAACCAGAATGCAGAGAATACGATTTTTGTCTTGATTACGCAGGATGGGGATTTTGCCGAATTGATAAATGACCTCAGACAGAAAGGTGTGCGGACCTACTTGATTGCCCCTGAGTGTAGCAGCCAAGGACTGAAGGATGCCGTAGGCAAAAAGGGCTGGATAGTTTGGCCTCGTTAA
- a CDS encoding RNA polymerase sigma factor — MDEPEEAALVRRCQAGDAEAFRILVEAYRNTLFGVAFLMTHDRPAAEDAVQGGLVQVWRCLPSLRGPSKVKPWLIRIVVNEVKQQFRMKHVPVAPLEAAADIPDETDLPEQKVISAERRQTIRRALSKLPPEQREAVVLRYYSGLTVPEIGGTTGQPQGTVKSRLHRDLAHLGKELGYEGLR, encoded by the coding sequence TTGGATGAGCCGGAAGAAGCGGCCTTAGTACGCCGCTGCCAAGCTGGAGACGCGGAGGCATTCCGTATTCTTGTCGAGGCGTACAGAAACACCCTCTTCGGCGTCGCCTTTCTGATGACTCATGACCGGCCTGCCGCCGAAGATGCCGTCCAGGGAGGTCTCGTTCAGGTCTGGAGATGCCTGCCGTCCCTCCGCGGCCCTTCAAAGGTCAAACCCTGGCTGATACGCATCGTGGTCAATGAAGTGAAGCAGCAATTCAGGATGAAACATGTGCCTGTCGCCCCGCTCGAAGCCGCCGCCGACATCCCGGACGAGACGGATTTGCCGGAACAAAAGGTCATCTCCGCGGAAAGGCGGCAGACCATCCGGCGGGCGCTTTCGAAACTGCCGCCGGAGCAGCGCGAGGCTGTGGTACTGCGCTATTATTCCGGCCTGACTGTACCGGAGATCGGGGGAACCACGGGTCAGCCTCAGGGTACGGTCAAGTCCCGCCTGCACCGCGATCTGGCGCATCTTGGTAAAGAGTTGGGTTATGAGGGTTTGAGGTGA